One Oryza brachyantha chromosome 3, ObraRS2, whole genome shotgun sequence DNA segment encodes these proteins:
- the LOC121053956 gene encoding uncharacterized protein LOC121053956 encodes MGACNSCEATAVAAVNGRGSAAGEATAARVVLADGALRRFPGGTRASQAVKAAGGAPSWFLCSADGLELGGAVAAVAGDDEELQPGQLYFVLPASMRRRPLQAEEMAALAVRASAALVGDHDGPLVFPEATAGAAADPRGGKGCRRPRRRRPSRGRDFVPDLGAIAE; translated from the coding sequence aTGGGAGCGTGCAACTCGTgcgaggcgacggcggtggcggcggtgaacGGGCGGGGctcggcggccggggaggcgacggcggcgagggtggtgCTCGCGGACGGCGCGCTGCGGCGGTTCCCGGGGGGCACCAGGGCGTCGCAGGCGGTgaaggcggccggcggggccCCGTCGTGGTTCCTGTGCAGCGCCGACGGCctcgagctcggcggcgcggtggcggcggtggcgggcgacgacgaggagctgCAGCCCGGGCAGCTCTACTTCGTGCTCCCGGCctcgatgcggcggcggccgctgcaggcggaggagatggcggcgcTCGCGGTCCGCGCCAGCGCCGCGCTGGTGGGCGACCACGACGGGCCGCTCGTGTTCCCGGAGgcgaccgccggcgccgccgccgacccccgCGGCGGCAAGGGCTGCCGCaggccgaggaggcggcgtccCAGCCGGGGCCGAGACTTCGTGCCGGATCTCGGCGCCATTGCCGAGTAG
- the LOC102711517 gene encoding deoxyhypusine synthase-like — protein sequence MAGAGGTGGAGGGGLRDLDALEGVRSIVLKPSESLDERRFTRIAGADFNDAGLGLSGMLASLASTGFQASNLGDAIDVVNQMLDWRLSHEKPREDCDESELDPAYRESVKCKIFLGFTSNLVSSGIRDVIRFLVQHHMVDVIVTTAGGIEEDLIKCLAPTYRGDFTLPGTLLRSKGLNRIGNLLVPNDNYCKFENWIMPLFDQMLQEQSTENVWTPSKVIARLGKEINDESSYLYWAYKNKIPVYCPALTDGSLGDMLFCHAVRSPGLIIDIVQDIQLMNGEAIHATPRKTGIIVLGGGLPKHHICNANMFRNGADYAVYINTAQEFDGSDSGAQPDEAVSWGKIKGSAKPVKVHCDATIAFPLLVGATFARKFHGAKERKPTEFLAED from the exons ATGGCCGGGGCTGGAGGCACGggcggagcgggaggaggaggattgcGCGACCTGGACGCGCTGGAGGGCGTGCGCTCAATCGTGCTGAAGCCCTCGGAGTCCCTCGACGAGAGGCGGTTCACGAGGATCGCTGGCGCCGACTTCAACGACGCCGGCCTCGGGCTCTCCGGGATGCTCGCCTCGCTCGCCTCCACTGGATTCCAGGCCTCTAACCTTGGCGACGCCATCGACGTCGTCAACCAGATG TTAGATTGGAGGCTGTCCCACGAGAAGCCACGCGAGGACTGTGATGAATCTGAGCTTGACCCTGCATATAGAGAATCTGTGAAGTGCAAAATATTCCTCGGATTCACCTCAAACCTTGTCTCTTCTGGCATTCGGGATGTTATCCGCTTTCTAGTTCAGCATCACATG GTGGATGTTATTGTTACAACTGCTGGTGGTATAGAGGAGGATCTCATCAAATGTCTTGCTCCAACTTACAGAGGGGATTTCACATTACCTGGAACGCTATTGCGCTCAAAGGGATTGAATAGGATTGGAAATTTATTGGTTCCTAACGATAACTATTGCAAGTTTGAGAACTGGATCATGCCACTTTTTGACCAGATGCTACAAGAGCAATCCACTGAg AATGTTTGGACACCATCGAAGGTTATTGCTCGTCTTGGCAAAGAAATAAACGATGAAAGTTCCTACCTTTATTGGGCATATAAg AACAAGATTCCTGTATACTGCCCAGCATTGACTGATGGGTCACTTGGAGACATGCTATTCTGTCATGCAGTCCGCAGTCCTGGCCTAATTATTGACATTGTTCAAG acaTACAATTGATGAATGGAGAAGCCATTCATGCAACCCCAAGGAAGACAGGGATCATAGTTCTTGGTGGAGGGCTACCCAAGCATCATATATGCAACGCCAATATGTTTCGCAATGGTGCGGATTATGCAGTCTATATCAACACAGCCCAAGAGTTCGATGGCAGTGATTCCGGAGCACAGCCTGATGAAGCAGTCTCATGGGGAAAGATTAAAGGTTCAGCCAAACCTGTGAAG GTGCATTGTGACGCCACGATTGCATTTCCATTACTTGTGGGTGCAACATTTGCTCGCAAGTTTCATGgtgcaaaagaaagaaagccaACTGAATTTCTGGCCGAGGACTAA
- the LOC102711790 gene encoding CWF19-like protein 2: MLSGVKFIPREQIREEALGGGAGSGSDGSEDKRRAKRNRKGRDKDERKGRKHRRRRSKYSSDDSEEGSDSGDSIDEDEEKELSRSNRRSKRRRRRHEFSDDDSEESSGEPDKRRGSGKSKRRGATVDDEDEDEEAGVADEELRASEIVRKEMGLEWMLKSASSGRAESSHSRGTDKDNEEIAQEEVKKANPKELNPYLRDNGSGYPDESSPSNAGNQLLASSVVGDGGASWRLKALKRAKEQAAREGKNLEEVVEERWGSLGHLAASVSASRAAPSHAHLHAIRGRKSGQAGSSEEHVKENLKEGQSGGAGGSREYLRDVSSRHHVMRKPKPDSVPWKRNKHNISSEDQALISSAIAGINKFSNDGSFLEKINNLESKNAKVSTSEVDEPKSDKDSSKKAPPVSTQKLNANQLAAKILQLRMKGKHEEAEQLSREMEAVLENEDTAVQEPRHEVRSSTRHTIKPSAADRRKREEDADQHLANKIMHNKQYNMSKSIEDEYDFGDAPSKKGKRKNKEAHEERSTHRHLTTQKERCLYCFENPSRPKHLVVAIGNFAYLMLPQFEPLVPGHCIILPLQHESATRTVDRNAWEEIRNFKKCLLKMFLQQDKDMVFMETVISLSKQRRHCMIECIPIPSNVSNNAPMYFKKAIDEAEEEWTQHDMKKLIPTKGNLHQVIPENFAYFHVEFGLDRGFVHVIDDESKFSAGFGLNVIRGMLRLREEDMHRRRRHESMDNQKQAVANFMKDWEPFDWTKQLD; encoded by the exons ATGCTCTCCGGGGTGAAGTTCATCCCTCGGGAGCAGATCCGCGAGGAGGCCctaggcggcggcgccggctcggGGTCCGACGGCTCCGAGGATAAGCGGCGGGCGAAGCGGAACAGGAAGGGGAGGGACAAGGATGAGAGGAAGGGCAGGAAGcaccggcggaggaggagcaagTACAGCTCGGACGACTCCGAGGAGGGGTCGGACAGCGGGGACTCGATCGACGAGGATGAGGAGAAGGAATTGAGCCGGAGCAATCGCCGGAGCAAGCGTCGGAGGCGGCGCCACGAGTTCTCCGATGACGATTCCGAGGAGTCCAGTGGTGAACCTGACAAGAGAAGAG GTAGTGGCAAGAGCAAGCGGAGAGGCGCCACAGTTGACGATGAggatgaggatgaggaggcGGGAGTTGCAGACGAGGAGTTGAGAGCGAGCGAGATTGTCAGAAAGGAGATGGGACTTGAGTGGATGCTCAAGTCGGCAAGCAGTGGTCGGGCTGAGAGCAGCCATTCTCGCGGGACTGACAAAGATAATGAGGAGATTGCACAAGAAGAG GTGAAGAAAGCCAATCCGAAGGAATTGAATCCATACCTGAGGGATAATGGCAGTGGGTACCCTGATGAATCTAGCCCTTCAAATGCAGGCAATCAGTTGCTTGCTTCCTCTGTTGTTGGCGATGGAGGTGCTAGCTGGAGGCTCAAAGCTTTGAAGCGTGCAAAAGAGCAAGCAGCTCGGGaaggaaaaaatcttgaggAG GTTGTTGAAGAGAGATGGGGCTCATTAGGCCACCTAGCTGCATCAGTATCCGCATCTAGAGCTGCCCCTTCTCATGCCCATCTGCATGCCATTAGAGGCAGAAAATCTGGGCAAGCAGGCAGCTCAGAAGAACATGTCAAAGAAAATCTGAAGGAAGGTCAGTCAGGTGGAGCCGGTGGCAGTCGTGAATATTTGCGAGATGTTTCCTCTCGACATCATGTAATGAGAAAACCTAAGCCTGATTCTGTACCATGGAAAAGGAATAAGCATAACATTTCTTCTGAAGATCAGGCACTTATCTCTTCAGCAATAGCAGGAATAAATAAGTTCTCTAATGATGGAAGCTTTTTGGAAAAGATTAATAATCTTGAGAGTAAGAACGCAAAAGTTTCAACTTCAGAGGTTGATGAGCCAAAGTCTGATAAGGATAGTTCAAAGAAAGCACCTCCAGTGAGCACTCAAAAGCTAAATGCAAACCAGCTAGCGGCAAAAATTCTGCAGCTTAGAATGAAAGGAAAGCATGAAGAAGCTGAACAACTTTCG AGAGAAATGGAGGCAGTGCTGGAGAATGAGGATACTGCTGTTCAAGAGCCTAGGCATGAAGTCAGGAGCTCAACCAG GCACACAATAAAGCCTAGTGCAGCTGATCGCAGGAAAAGAGAAGAGGATGCTGACCAGCATCTTGCAAATAAAATCATGCACAATAAACAGTACAACATGTCTAAAAGTATAGAGGATGAATATGATTTTGGTGATGCTCCCAGCAAGAAAGGCAAAAGGAAGAACAAAGAAGCTCATGAGGAGAGAAGCACTCATAGGCATCTCACAACTCAGAAAGAGCGCTGTTTGTATTGCTTCGAGAACCCTTCCCGGCCAAAGCATCTGGTTGTTGCTATAGGAAACTTTGCTTACTTGATGCTGCCACAGTTTGAGCCTCTTGTCCCTGGGCACTGTATTATTCTGCCATTGCAG CATGAGTCTGCAACAAGAACAGTTGATAGGAATGCCTGGGAGGAGATCCGGAACTTTAAGAAGTGCCTCCTGAAGATGTTCTTGCAGCAAGACAAGGATATGGTTTTCATGGAGACTGTTATAAGCTTGTCCAAACAACGGAGGCACTGCATGATTGAATGCATTCCTATCCCCTCCAATGTTTCAAACAATGCGCCCATGTACTTCAAGAAG GCAATTGATGAAGCTGAAGAAGAATGGACACAGCATGACATGAAGAAACTTATTCCAACGAAAGGTAACCTGCACCAGGTCATCCCAGAGAACTTTGCCTACTTTCATGTAGAGTTTGGGCTGGACCGTGGATTTGTCCATGTCATAGACGATGAGAGTAAATTCAGTGCTGGCTTTGGGTTGAACGTCATCAGAGGGATGCTCCGTTTGCGAGAAGAGGACATGCATCGGCGCAGAAGGCACGAGTCGATGGATAATCAGAAACAGGCCGTTGCTAATTTCATGAAGGACTGGGAGCCCTTTGATTGGACTAAACAACTTGATTAG
- the LOC102712066 gene encoding DNA repair protein XRCC4, translating into MATPTAAAPRHSCAKLSVAVEDPKAVGGGAVFVKATWHPTRFSLAVTDGAGAWVAEASDAEVRLRAEQWDQPVADYLSLAERYLAFQQPSSTYSFHDAGNGSRRLSWTFEKQGTKLEWRWKLQPSPNTQQTIAEILDFLMDANIRLSEEVVRKTQSFDKLKQESEKCLQQSERFNNEKAEFEQATFSKFVAVLNSKKAKLRQLKNKLTELESAEKAPKEEEEDNSTDKTELFEEESDKNGSINDEPSETGGGDLHSSPEKTGATSRGGRGRKRTRK; encoded by the exons ATGGCGACccctacggcggcggcgcccaggCACAGCTGCGCGAAGCTCTCGGTGGCGGTCGAGGACCCCAAGGCGGTGGGTGGCGGAGCCGTCTTCGTCAAGGCCACGTGGCACCCCACCCGCTtctccctcgccgtcaccgacggcgccggcgcgtggGTCGCCGAAGCCTCCGACGCCGAGGTGCGGCTCCGGGCCGAGCAGTGGGACCAGCCCGTCGCGGACTACCTCTCCCTCGCCGAGCGCTACCTCGCCTTCCAGCAGCCTTCCTCCACCTACTCCTTCCACGACGCCGGCAACGGTAGTCGAAGG TTATCATGGACATTTGAAAAACAGGGTACCAAGTTAGAATGGCGGTGGAAACTGCAGCCTTCACCTAACACTCAGCAGACTATAGCTGAGATCTTGGATTTTCTTATGGATGCAAATATACGCTTGAGT GAAGAGGTTGTTAGGAAAACACAATCCTTTGATAAGCTGAAACAAGAATCTGAGAAGTGCTTGCAACAAAGTGAAAGATTTAATAATGAGAAAGCCGAGTTTGAACAAGCCACTTTTTCAAAG TTTGTGGCGGTCTTAAATTCAAAGAAAGCCAAGCTCAGACAACTCAAGAACAAACTCACAGAACTTGAATCAGCTGAAAAAGCCCcaaaggaggaggaagaggataaCTCTACTGATAAGACAGAGCTCTTTGAGGAAGAAAGTGACAAAAATGGAAGCATTAATGATGAACCCTCTGAAACTGGTGGTGGCGATCTACATAGCTCTCCTGAGAAAACTGGAGCCACCTCACGAGGGGGTAGGGGTCGCAAGAGGACTAGAAAATAG
- the LOC107303722 gene encoding transcription factor BHLH148, with translation MQMESYYGAFQDEAAFFYPHHGGVVPASPELPFGFIASPEPTPPEAMEPRQSAFQEYGGAVRGVRAVGSGGGGANIHRRVMDVLGRMGAAAAAAAAPGERAEEEEDEEGPQQRRRGHGADVERSRGFRHMMRERQRREKLSQSYADLYAMVSSRSKGDKNSIVQSAAIYIHELKGARDQLQRRNEELKAKIMGHDEQQQCVKVQFEVDEPSSSIDSMIGALRRLKSMNVKTRKIRSSLSGNRLWTEMNVETTIAACEVEKAVEEALKEVERKQPDSDAPFPGSRGWTQTSHVQNVF, from the exons ATGCAAATGGAGTCGTACTACGGCGCGTTCCAAGACGAGGCGGCGTTCTTCTACCCGCACCACGGCGGCGTGGTGCCGGCGTCCCCGGAGCTGCCGTTCGGGTTCATTGCGTCGCCGGAGCCGACCCCGCCGGAGGCTATGGAGCCGAGACAGAGCGCGTTCCAGGAGTACGGCGGCGCGGTGCGCGGTGTGCGGGCggtggggagcggcggcggcggcgcgaacaTCCACCGGAGGGTGATGGACGTGCTCGGCAGgatgggcgccgccgccgccgctgccgctgccccCGGGGAGagggcagaggaggaggaggacgaggaggggccgcagcagcggcggcgtgggcacGGCGCCGACGTGGAGAGAAGCCGCGGGTTCCGCCACATGATGCGCGAGCGCCAGCGCCGCGAGAAGCTCAGCCAGAGCTACGCTGACCTCTACGCCATGGTCTCCTCGAGGTCCAAG GGGGACAAGAACTCGATCGTGCAGTCCGCGGCTATCTACATCCACGAGCTGAAGGGCGCGAGGGACCAGCTGCAGAGGAGGAACGAGGAGCTGAAGGCCAAGATCATGGGCCacgacgagcagcagcagtgcgTCAAGGTGCAGTTCGAGGTCGAcgagccgtcgtcgtcgatcgaCTCCATGATCGGGGCGCTCCGGCGGCTCAAGAGCATGAACGTCAAGACGAGGAAGATCCGGTCGAGCCTGTCCGGGAACAGGCTGTGGACGGAGATGAACGTCGAAACCACG ATTGCGGCTTGTGAAGTAGAAAAGGCAGTGGAAGAAGCCCTGAAGGAAGTGGAGAGGAAGCAGCCTGACAGTGATGCCCCATTTCCTGGAAGCAGAGGCTGGACACAGACATCTCATGTGCAAAATGtgttctga